TAAATGAAATTTCTAACACCTCCTGAAACTCATTTAGCCTTATAGCTTCTTTTATATGCTTATGCTTTTATATCAATAGGTACGAAGGCTTAGTTCTTTCTGTTGGTGGGAATGGAAGATCCTATGTTGTAATCCTTGAAGCTGGTCCATCATCAGATATGTCTCAGAGCAAACAGTATTTCGCTAGGATCAGTACCAAAGCAGGGTTTTGTCGGGTATATAAAGCATCATCGGTCTTACTCATTAGTCTGACCCCTTTTCCgttatttttttggctaaaaCTTTGGTTCCTTGGGCAGGTAAGGGTGCCATTTTCAGCTTTTCGACCGGTCAACCCAGAAGATCCACCGCTAGATCCATTTCTTGTTCACACATTGACAATACGCTTTGAGCCTAAAAGACAGGTTTGCTTACTCTTTTCAAAGCTTCAGCAGTTGGTTTTGCGGATTGATCTGTGTGATCATTAACCGAAAACTTTCATTCGTTGGTGTCTGAGTTAGCAATCTCTTGGGGTTTTTCCTCTTTCAGAGGCCTGTTGATGGACTTGCTGGTGCGCAACAAGATTTGAGAAGTTTTAGCCTTGTATTTGAGTACATAAAAGCTTTGCCTGTAAGTACTCCCAACTTAATGTCTACTTACTGAAGATTATCACCTGAAagaacggaaaaaaaaaacagatacatCATCAGCTTCCTGCATTTTTGTCTGCAGGCGGGTCAAGAAACAGACTTTATTCTGGTATCGTGTACTGGTTCGGGAGTAGAAGCCAACAGAAGGGAGCAAGTGTTGAAAGCTAAGAGGGTAAGTCCATTTTGTCTTACACATCATAATAACTCTTGAATCTTTCGAGGCTATGGATTGTCAGGGCTTTTGTGCCAGTAGGTTCCATCTTTTCACATCTCTATCTCCTTCTCTCTTGATGTCCGCTAAATTTGTTAGGCTGGTGAAGATTCTTTAAGGAGATCAGGCCTTGGATACACAATCATTCGTCCTGGTCCCTTGAAGGTAATGTTCTTTGAGCTCCAGccatattgtatatatatggctCTGAATACATATTTTCTGATATAGGAGGAACCAGGCGGGCAACGAGCTCTGATATTTGATCAAGGAAACAGAATTTCTCAGGTTATTTCAATCACGAAAAACAAACTCAAGCCACCTAGCAAAAGTTCTCTGATGGAGCCACTTATAACTTCCCAATGCgctattttctttcaatttcagGGCATTAGTTGCGCGGATGTGGCTGATATATGTGTCAAGGCACTGCACGATTCAACCGCcagaaacaaaagctttgaTGTGAGTTGCAGTTTATAGAGAAACAACTGAGAAAGAATCAATCTTTGACCCTTTTCAAGAACCAAAACTAAGAAAGATTCAATCTTTGATCtataaagaagaaatcacATCATGGATCTCTCAAATTTCTTCCATTTGGTTTTTACAGGTTTGCCATGAATACGTTGCTGAGCAAGGAATAGAACTCTATGAGCTGGTAAAAGAGTAAACAATCACTTGCAATAAGAGTCACATCTACATCATTACATCATCTGATAGTGTTTGTCTCTTTCAGGTGGCTCATTTGCCAGACAAGGCGAACAACTATCTGACTCCGGCTTTATCTGTACTTGAGAAGAACacatgagaagaagaatcattgaTTCCATTTTGTATATTGTACACATCTCAAGCTCTGATACGCAttacatgcatatatacatacgTACATGTATAACTTGTACATACAAGAATCTCTTTGGTCTCTTTATGTCCATTAccatttatttcttatattcaaCTTAAAATTTGTGTGCTAATACAAACAATCCAAGGCCACCAACATAATAAAAAGGGTGTGAAACCCAGTTTTCTATTACACAAAActcataatattttgaatgatAAACATAAAAAGTATCTTCATTCATTATAAGTAAACATTGAAACTTCAGAAGATCTCAGACTTTGTCTTATTTATCTCAGATAGTCATGAAGGCGTACGACACAAACCCATCAAAGCTTGGAGAAAGGTTTGGCGAGAGAGCTGAAAAACGAAGATGTCGGAGAAACAAACGGCAACTTTCCGGAGCTTTCTTTTGACTtgctctcatcttcttcctctccgtCAATGGCTTCTTTCTCAGCATCGTCCACTATCTGCTCCGTCAAAAGTAAATTCACAAGTCAGCCAAAAAAGAGTCCAAATTAGTTTACCCGGTGGaccaattgtttttaaaactaaacctTTTCGGTGACGGCAGGAGAAACAGACGGAACAATAACAGCGAGCTGAGTTTTAATCCGGTGCAACGCGTCTTTCGTCATACCCTGCGCCGCTCCGGCGAAATCCTTAATGGCTCCTTCCAAAAACTGTTTAGCGTTTTCAAGCGACTCAGATGGAACCGAAGCAGCCGATAGTTTTTCTAACACTTTATCCTTAACCGCCGCAAGATTCTTCAGCCCCAACATGATcgtcttcctctgcttctctccttcttcttcctctgatgAGGAATCCACGGAATCAGGGTTCGTTGCGATTTTGATCGCGTGGTCAGGAGAGTAGAGGTTCCCTTGGCCCACGTTTTCGTCGGATTCTGGAGAGATTTTGATCGCGTGGTTTGGAGAATATAGCTTCCCCTGGCCCACATCGTCCGACACTGCTTCGCCGTTGTATTTTGTGGCGGATATTCGGTGATGATTTTCCATTACTACTACAAGATTTTGACagttgaaaacttgaaattctttctttttttggttttttctgtGTGATGGGTCGAGAAGAACAGAGCAAAGCCACTTAAATTCTGTTTCCGGAAAAGTAATaatggttctgtttttgtttgtttcccgGGAAAATGAAGCAGAGTTGGAAAGCTTGTGACACGTGGTAATGACATGGCAACACGTGTCCTCTGTCGGGAGTTACTGGATGGGATAGTGGGCTTTGTTTAGTTTGTGATGTTATATAATAAAGGCCCAGTAGATGGAGAATTGGTTTTAATAATTGTGTGACCGGATTTGTCTACGACCCGACCCGATCGACCCGGAATTGAAACAGAAGGGGGATACACAGAGGCGGCGTTAGAAGAAGGAAATGGAGTTACAGTATTAGTGAGAGAAGGACGAAGAATAGatagaggaggaagaagaataaagagaaaagatgaacaagaagGAGATCTTCAAGCTAGCGAAGGGTTTCAGAGGAAGAGCTAAGAATTGTATAAGAATTGCGAGGGAAAGAGTCGAGAAAGCTCTGCAGTACTCTTACAGAGATAGGCGCAACAAGAAACGTGAGATGAGAGGTCTCTGGATCGAGCGCATCAACGCCGGTTCTCGTCAGCACGGTGTACGTTTTCCCCCCAATATTGATTAGATTTTTGCCTATTTGCTTCCCGTCACTGCTAATTGCATTGATTCGATAAATCATGattagtttataaataaaacttctGAGATATTGGTTGGTTTATTTTTGCAATCTATGATGAGTTTCTTTTAGGATGGAGcttgggatttagggttttcttttgttaaatttggGTGCTTGATTTCTCCAGAGTCTGTGGTTGCTAGTATAACAAGTTCTAGTTTGATGTTTCAAACAGAACTTGATGGATTACATTATAGTCTTAACTTTTTTGCTGTATTCTAGAGATTTTTCTTATGCAGTGGCACTCTATGTTTGCATCTACCTAGTGATAGAGTTAAAACTTGTTGGTTATAACTAGAAGCGAAAGAATTAGATTGAATAGTTGAATTAAAGTGCATTTTAGATTAGCTTATTTTCTTCAGATTTTACTGTTGTATCTTTGATCAATTTGGAGCTTTCCAATATCTGAGTTTGAGATATTTATCCAATGGAGATTTTGGATGTGAATGTTTAATTTGAAACTCAAATATGCTTAAAGAAGTGAATCATTTCGGATTGATTAGAGGAAAAACACATTTCATGTCAATAGTTTTGATCTAACTGAAACAATGATTACTTCCTAATTCAAGTAGagaaacatatttttctaacTCGGTTACCTCGTTTTAGCTTTGTAACAAGCTAAATATATGCTATTataatactctgtttcttttgaataAGATGGAAATGACATGTTTGATTGGAATCCTAACATCTAAAACTTGAAACAGGTGAACTACGGGAACTTCATCCATGGACTGATGAAGGAGAACATCCAGCTGAACCGCAAAGTCCTCTCTGAGTTATCTATGCATGAACCTTACAGTTTCAAAGCACTTGTGGATGTCTCCCGCAAGTCGTTCCCTGGAAACAAGAACGTGGTCCAAGCATCTCGGAAAGTAGACATTTCATCCATCAATGCCTAGTTAGGACCAAGTTAGTTTAATCTTGTCCTTCTTATGAACACGgaatatttagttatttgtCAGAATAACATGTACCCCGGTGATATTACTATACTTTTGCAATTTGAGAGAATGTATTTCGTCTTCTTTATTTCGTTGAGCAGATCTAAAtccatttatttgtttattagttTGAGAAAATAAGATTGAATCACCTAAATAATCATAGATCTAAACCCTAGGATCGGAACAGTATTTGCTTTAATCACATCATTGTGAATCAATGCCTTGCTACGGAAGAAACAAATATCGGAACCGTGAATCAAAAGGAACTATGCCGCATTTGCTACTAGATGAACCCAGAAAACCCCACCATTGTCGCCTGTGAATACACTGCTCAACAAATGCAGCTTGGCGAGGAGGCAAATGACGAGAAATCCACAGAGCAACCTTGCAGTCATCGACAGATTTCTTGGCGAAACAGTGAAGCATTTGGGGCACAATCAACTTTCCCCTTGGGCTCACTCCCACTGACGCCTGGATATAATCTTTCTgagcttcttcaagttcttctcCTACGTTCTCGGCTGAGTATATTCTCACCTGCAAGCAATTTCTGTGAGAAATTTGCAATATCGGTTCAAGAATCTGATGTAAAATGCAGATAGATATGGAAATATTACCGCAGGAGATGAGTGCATCCCGCAGCTGAGAGCAAATGACACTAGAGGTTCCGGTGTACTTATCCCCGCTTGTCTCTGTTCGTCTGATACTTTCAGCTTGAGAATGGAGAGAAGCAGAGCCTGAATATCCCGGTTTAGGTAAGAGTTATAGAGTAGAAAGTGAAGAGATTGCAGAAAATAAAGAAGGTGAGTTTAGTACAATTTGAGGACGATGCAGAGGAGGGCTCATCTTTAAAGTCATGTATTCGATCGTTGCTGCGTTGTATGAATGGCCACCAACTGTATAAGCAGCCTGATAGAATCTCCAAATCAGAGACTTATACTAACCTCTCTccgaaccaaaccaagaaGAGTTAAgtagtttttttgtgtggagaTCAAACCTTTTGCATCAAGGAGAAGAGCTTTAAGTCAGTTTTTGGTACGCCGTAAGCCAAGTATGCCTGAATCAGACAATCAGGAAATTGTAAGTTTTGTTGTATCTGCAAATCTAAGTTTAGAGAAATTCCAAAGACTTTATTACATGCATGATCATGGCATTGTATATGTTGATCCAGAAGGCAAGCTTCTCGTTGTGGCTTAGTTCTGCTGGATTTACTCTGGCAAGTCTTTCAACGAGGTTCCTGTATTGAAAATACCACATAAGAGTTTGTCAAGTTCCAAGGACCATAACTTCAGAAGTTGCTTGAACTGTGTGTTAATACCTGAATCTCCATAACTCATCTGAAGCATATCCGAGCCTTTTCTCCTCAACAGACATTGAAGCCACTTCAGTTGCAGATCTGTAACTCCCGATGTCAGCCCAGCTCAGCTTTCCTTGGACTGTATAAAGATCAAACACATCGCTCTCTGTGGCTAAAACATCTGAGTTCTTCTGAATATCGATCCGTGGACTCTGTGCCCACCTGGAGATCCGTGAGTGTTCTGAAGGAGACCACCATGacgttgatgatgatggaggaTTCTCACGAGAAGAAACACTGGCAGTCTCTTGTGAGGATTTGGATCCTGCAGATGTCTCTCCTAGAGACACAAATATGTTTCTCATGCATCTGATCATCTCCTTGGATAGTTCATTAGCATTGTCAAAACTCTGCAAGGACTTTGCCACTTTGCTTCTAGGTTGTGCTTTGTGGTCTTTAGGGCGTAGACTTTCATTCTTTTCGGAAAGTCTAACCAAATCTAAAGCATTCTGGGAAACGATTTTATAGTCAGTGCCACTCGCAGCAGCAgacaaatattaaacatacaGAAGAATGTAATTAACATACAGGTGGAGATAGAGAATGGGTGAGGTTGTACTCGGCAAGTTTTCTCTCGTTTCGTTCTTGAATCAGCAAGAAATGCAGAGACATGATCTCTTGTTCGAGCTTAGAGACCGTAGCTTCCATAGCTGCTATATTGGTGAGAAGTTCTTGAACCTGCAAACGGTTTGTTTTTAGGAACATTCGTAAGGTTCAAGCTTACATCTCTGAACATTGGCAAGCTTATAACTTGAGACAAATTGGAGAAACATACACTGCGAGGAAGAGAAGATGCGTGAGACAGCTCAATCTTATGGCTTTGATCAGAAGCTTTCAGCAAAAGAGCGCGCATTGCAGTCTCTTTCTGCAATTGATTTTTCAATCGCTTCACCTGTGTCAGACCAGAACTGAGTCTTGAgcttttttaacaattatttaCAGATTTATCTATATGGTTAAAAGAGAGGTGAGCGAAACTCACATCGTGCTCGAGCTCAAATCTGTAATGGTGGAATTTGCTGTTCTTGGGGGAATCACGACCGTTGAACTCTTTAGTAACA
This sequence is a window from Arabidopsis thaliana chromosome 1 sequence. Protein-coding genes within it:
- the UP6 gene encoding uncharacterized protein (unknown protein 6 (UP6); Has 17 Blast hits to 17 proteins in 7 species: Archae - 0; Bacteria - 0; Metazoa - 0; Fungi - 0; Plants - 15; Viruses - 0; Other Eukaryotes - 2 (source: NCBI BLink).), coding for MENHHRISATKYNGEAVSDDVGQGKLYSPNHAIKISPESDENVGQGNLYSPDHAIKIATNPDSVDSSSEEEEGEKQRKTIMLGLKNLAAVKDKVLEKLSAASVPSESLENAKQFLEGAIKDFAGAAQGMTKDALHRIKTQLAVIVPSVSPAVTEKIVDDAEKEAIDGEEEDESKSKESSGKLPFVSPTSSFFSSLAKPFSKL
- a CDS encoding Ribosomal protein L20 (Ribosomal protein L20; FUNCTIONS IN: structural constituent of ribosome, rRNA binding; INVOLVED IN: translation, ribosome biogenesis; LOCATED IN: ribosome, intracellular; EXPRESSED IN: 22 plant structures; EXPRESSED DURING: 13 growth stages; CONTAINS InterPro DOMAIN/s: Ribosomal protein L20 (InterPro:IPR005813); BEST Arabidopsis thaliana protein match is: ribosomal protein L20 (TAIR:ATCG00660.1); Has 8162 Blast hits to 8162 proteins in 2777 species: Archae - 0; Bacteria - 5193; Metazoa - 126; Fungi - 0; Plants - 621; Viruses - 0; Other Eukaryotes - 2222 (source: NCBI BLink).), translating into MNKKEIFKLAKGFRGRAKNCIRIARERVEKALQYSYRDRRNKKREMRGLWIERINAGSRQHGVNYGNFIHGLMKENIQLNRKVLSELSMHEPYSFKALVDVSRKSFPGNKNVVQASRKVDISSINA
- a CDS encoding GPI-anchored adhesin-like protein, putative (Protein of unknown function, DUF547) (Protein of unknown function, DUF547; CONTAINS InterPro DOMAIN/s: Protein of unknown function DUF547 (InterPro:IPR006869); BEST Arabidopsis thaliana protein match is: Protein of unknown function, DUF547 (TAIR:AT3G13000.2); Has 699 Blast hits to 674 proteins in 105 species: Archae - 2; Bacteria - 80; Metazoa - 34; Fungi - 2; Plants - 533; Viruses - 0; Other Eukaryotes - 48 (source: NCBI BLink).), whose product is MSGDSLLTSKQGGGSLSIYSQPKNVTKEFNGRDSPKNSKFHHYRFELEHDVKRLKNQLQKETAMRALLLKASDQSHKIELSHASSLPRSVQELLTNIAAMEATVSKLEQEIMSLHFLLIQERNERKLAEYNLTHSLSPPNALDLVRLSEKNESLRPKDHKAQPRSKVAKSLQSFDNANELSKEMIRCMRNIFVSLGETSAGSKSSQETASVSSRENPPSSSTSWWSPSEHSRISRWAQSPRIDIQKNSDVLATESDVFDLYTVQGKLSWADIGSYRSATEVASMSVEEKRLGYASDELWRFRNLVERLARVNPAELSHNEKLAFWINIYNAMIMHAYLAYGVPKTDLKLFSLMQKAAYTVGGHSYNAATIEYMTLKMSPPLHRPQIALLLSILKLKVSDEQRQAGISTPEPLVSFALSCGMHSSPAVRIYSAENVGEELEEAQKDYIQASVGVSPRGKLIVPQMLHCFAKKSVDDCKVALWISRHLPPRQAAFVEQCIHRRQWWGFLGSSSSKCGIVPFDSRFRYLFLP